One part of the Andrena cerasifolii isolate SP2316 chromosome 4, iyAndCera1_principal, whole genome shotgun sequence genome encodes these proteins:
- the LOC143368221 gene encoding uncharacterized protein LOC143368221: MALLYRFAQLPDSNGTRVFSFVVTRSVVRDPERDVTSKVLVCGFQRWSVAFSQGNKMLGAYLVWRSASRNLRVYVDFTFTLLNREHFSMNEGFSGKRVKFTYEAPAQGNRHYIPVSDLYNRNFADTNGEFQLELAMSNVRTVYMTDLEMPSSTFAAGQSKSSKLETDYFAFGGFDWNLVIYPHGNKDTEGYRGHDGGISVYLMRLTGFDHGCRVRYSVALGEGDRRIDSGQIEDLSDPEGCGFGWHPRVRWSEIAHKGVVRVSLEMVEARTICEVAVQARGPAVLPAAPCYDRDQQAWTVRADLHSDTVRLHLVYKDIHNVPRNHLRYVSWSAYLLRDEDSSTAAISLPGGPFSRYYAQEPADEGIIMETNLKTTEVKENHCPFLTDKGQLRIRLEWNESHLLFQATYHKYDDVCRIHNQQMRREIASLQAENYNLERQLFSYQKSLAYAEAQQQQQQQQQNQQLAGHQGHLERSASTDTEYA; this comes from the exons ATGGCTCTTCTCTACAGATTCGCGCAGCTGCCGGATAGCAATGGCACGCGGGTCTTCTCGTTCGTCGTCACCAGAAGCGTAGTGCGCGACCCCGAAAGAGACGTCACCAGCAAGGTGCTCGTCTGCGGTTTTCAACGATGGTCCGTGGCATTTTCACAGGGAAACAAG ATGCTGGGCGCGTACCTGGTGTGGCGAAGTGCCTCGAGGAACCTGCGGGTCTACGTGGACTTCACGTTCACGCTGCTGAACCGGGAGCACTTCTCGATGAACGAGGGCTTCTCGGGCAAACGCGTCAAGTTCACGTACGAGGCGCCCGCCCAAGGAAACAGGCACTACATCCCGGTGTCCGACCTCTACAACCGCAATTTCGCCGACACGAACGGCGAGTTTCAGCTGGAGCTTGCCATGTCGAACGTGCGGACCGTGTACATGACGGACCTCGAGATGCCGAGCAGCACGTTCGCGGCTGGCCAGTCAAAGTCCAGCAAACTGGAGACCGACTATTTCGCTTTCGGCGGCTTCGATTGGAACCTGGTGATCTACCCGCACGGGAACAAGGACACCGAGGGCTACCGCGGCCACGACGGAGGTATCAGCGTTTACCTGATGAGGCTGACAGGGTTCGATCATGGGTGCAGAGTGAGATACAGCGTCGCCCTGGGCGAGGGCGACCGTAGAATCGATTCAGGCCAGATAGAGGACCTGTCCGACCCGGAGGGATGCGGTTTCGGCTGGCACCCCCGCGTCAGGTGGTCCGAGATCGCTCACAAAGGGGTAGTCAGGGTGTCCCTGGAGATGGTCGAAGCCAGGACCATATGCGAGGTCGCCGTGCAGGCTCGTGGCCCCGCAGTTTTGCCCGCTGCGCCGTGCTACGACCGAGACCAGCAGGCTTGGACGGTTCGCGCTGACCTCCACTCGGATACCGTCCGGCTGCACTTGGTCTACAAGGACATCCACAACGTTCCGAGGAATCACTTGAG GTACGTGAGCTGGTCAGCCTATCTGTTGCGGGACGAGGACTCGAGCACGGCGGCGATTAGCCTTCCGGGCGGTCCGTTCAGCCGCTACTACGCCCAGGAACCCGCGGACGAAGGCATAATCATGGAGACGAACCTGAAGACGACCGAGGTGAAGGAGAACCATTGCCCGTTCCTCACGGACAAGGGCCAGCTTCGGATCCGTCTCGAGTGGAACGAGAGCCACCTGCTGTTCCAGGCGACCTACCACAAGTACGACGACGTGTGCCGCATCCACAACCAACAGATGAGACGGGAGATAGCCTCGCTGCAGGCGGAGAACTACAACCTCGAGAGGCAGCTGTTCAGCTACCAGAAGAGCCTGGCTTACGCAGaggcccagcagcagcagcagcagcagcagcagaacCAGCAGCTCGCTGGGCATCAGGGCCACCTCGAGCGATCCGCGTCCACCGACACCGAATATGCCTGA
- the LOC143368220 gene encoding outer dynein arm-docking complex subunit 4, whose amino-acid sequence MSKSRHDEGPLFFRDGIVYREWGYKLASLERYPSAEGYFGKAIEHGQDKNLRTYLGLCKTQVNYARYNRANRTAGKCIEIEPGYSQVKQMLLQTLFHVGEFEYSLIQAHRGFKKRRTIALEHGILQGNETIEDCVGRNNPRNALEFLLPWIRKLEEHRKLMIEKLEEEVDELQGVEEEEQSRFKVNYPEARAEASFRKLQQVVAKIYLGNMQHDKQFLQDLAKYPARLESPNKKTTATLHDEATKNYQRIGRRQHILRMRRPLYVMLFKRLAVPRGHRNAIEAEKKLKRNLVIVEADFLLRRLHDIRMRKDYATFFRMVDRVKDKFDSYSLKMFPLKQKCLEAVYNMVAWAYIDTRDLTKLPSRAMKITYLKHHMGIRVAELPRDCDIGWIQATDCKEALRVFRRRLAMASEPLELAWLFHELCKYLIGIRRYDLARFYGKKACDMGQKAGSEQWVLNAYHLFLRIEISQNYRNEAKEAAFFALSSSKKLGLDFLGDFYTHVLRIIDQIDGEKTLDFDAIAARQHLILELMPENMKPKVDFLWRRMEAVPAKRRLSVMPGCKPVERQFKLPCKRMTIMADPPKDPEREARRALLAYYSTTMERPGFIDFNEFD is encoded by the exons ATGTCGAAATCGAGGCACGACGAGGGTCCTTTATTCTTCAGGGACGGTATAGTTTATCGGGAATGGGGCTACAAGCTAGCCAGCCTCGAGAGGTATCCCTCTGCCGAGGGTTACTTCGGGAAAGCGATCGAGCACGGCCAGGATAAGAACCTGAGGACCTACCTCGGCCTCTGCAAGACCCAGGTTAATTACGCGAGGTACAACAGGGCGAACAGGACCGCTGGAAAATGCATAGAAATAG AGCCCGGCTACTCTCAAGTGAAGCAAATGTTGCTGCAGACGCTTTTCCACGTGGGCGAATTCGAGTACAGTTTGATTCAGGCTCATCGAGGCTTCAAGAAACGTCGAACGATCGCTTTGGAGCATGGCATCCTCCAGGGCAACGAGACCATCGAGGACTGCGTTGGCAGAAACAACCCCCGCAACGCCCTCGAGTTCCTTCTGCCCTGGATACGTAAGCTCGAGGAGCATCGCAAACTGATGATCGAGAAGCTGGAAGAGGAAGTGGACGAGCTCCAAG gcgtggaggaggaggagcagTCGAGATTCAAAGTGAACTACCCGGAAGCCAGGGCGGAGGCCTCGTTCAGGAAGCTACAGCAGGTCGTGGCGAAGATATACCTCGGCAACATGCAGCACGACAAGCAGTTCCTGCAGGACTTGGCGAAGTATCCGGCCAGGCTCGAGTCGCCGAACAAAAAGACGACGGCGACGCTGCACGACGAAGCGACGAAGAATTACCAAAGGATTGGGCGCAGGCAGCACATCCTTCGTATGCGAAGGCCGCTTTACGTGATGCTGTTCAAGCGACTGGCCGTACCGAGAGGCCACAGGAACGCGATCGAAGCGGAGAAGAAGCTCAAGAGGAACCTCGTCATCGTGGAGGCCGACTTCCTCTTGCGTCGACTGCACGACATTAGGATGCGCAAGGACTATGCCACGTTCTTCAG GATGGTAGACCGCGTTAAGGACAAATTCGACTCGTACTCGCTGAAGATGTTCCCCCTGAAGCAGAAGTGTCTGGAAGCCGTGTACAACATGGTCGCGTGGGCGTACATAGACACCCGCGATTTGACGAAATTGCCGAGCAGAGCGATGAAAATAACGTATCTGAAGCACCACATGGGGATTCGCGTGGCTGAGCTGCCCCGCGATTGCGACATCGGCTGGATACAGGCCACCGATTGCAAAGAGGCCCTCAGGGTATTCCGCAG GAGACTGGCGATGGCGTCGGAGCCCCTCGAGCTCGCCTGGCTGTTCCACGAGCTGTGCAAGTACCTGATCGGCATTCGCCGCTACGACCTGGCCAGGTTCTACGGGAAGAAGGCTTGCGACATGGGCCAGAAAGCTGGCAGCGAGCAGTGGGTCCTCAACGCTTATCATCTCTTCCTGCGTATCGAGATCAGCCAGAATTATCGGAACGAAGCGAAGGAGGCGGCCTTCTTCGCGCTCTCCAGCTCCAAGAAGCTTGGCCTCGACTTCCTCGGCGATTTCTACACGCACGTCCTGCGCATCATCGACCAAATCGATGGAGAGAAGACGCTAGACTTCGACGCAATCGCTGCGAGGCAGCATCTGATCTTAGAGCTGATGCCCGAGAATATGAAGCCCAAGGTTGATTTCCTTTGGAGGAGGATGGAGGCAGTGCCAGCTAAGCGAAGGCTGTCGGTGATGCCCGGCTGCAAGCCCGTCGAGAGACAGTTCAAGCTGCCCTGCAAGAGGATGACCATCATGGCCGACCCCCCCAAGGACCCTGAAAGGGAGGCGAGAAGGGCTCTGCTGGCATATTATAGCACGACGATGGAGAGACCTGGTTTCATCGACTTCAACGAGTTTGACTGA